Proteins from one Ignavibacteriota bacterium genomic window:
- a CDS encoding site-specific integrase has protein sequence MKRLGADVMDPHVFARGSRIPDGTPSVYTKDYISHRFKYYVTKVFGAADKRHFHSLRHSIISLWVNGDPQGRVQKLSIYQAHDIAGHTSSAVTETYMHTNTEMIKREAMKV, from the coding sequence GTGAAACGTCTCGGAGCAGATGTGATGGACCCGCATGTCTTCGCACGAGGATCTCGGATACCAGATGGAACACCTTCTGTCTACACCAAGGATTACATCAGCCACAGGTTCAAATATTACGTGACGAAGGTGTTTGGAGCGGCGGATAAACGTCACTTCCATTCGTTGCGTCACAGCATCATTTCCTTGTGGGTCAATGGTGATCCACAGGGCCGCGTACAGAAACTCTCGATTTACCAGGCCCATGACATCGCCGGGCACACCAGTTCCGCTGTGACTGAAACCTACATGCACACCAACACAGAGATGATCAAGCGTGAAGCGATGAAAGTATAA
- a CDS encoding CusA/CzcA family heavy metal efflux RND transporter, which translates to MIEGIIRFSIRNKLMVSLFTLALLTGGIYAMLGLPIDAVPDITNNQVQIISRAPSLAVQEVENFITAPIEFSVTNIPRVIELRSISRLGVSVVTVVFEEGADIYWARQQIGERLREAEAQIPDGLAEIELAPVSTGLGEIFQYTLEIDPTQRGKYTLEDLRTMQDWIVRRQLLGTKGVADVNSYGGFVKQYEIAVNPERLRALGISMTDIFDALEKNNQNTGSAYIDRKPSAYFIRGVGLVRTLEDIENVPIARVNNLPVLIRDVASVRYGHATRYGALVSDTSETVGGVVMMLKGENANLVIANVKERLEAIQKSLPAEVRITPFLDRSDLVGRAINTVSRNLIEGALIVILVLVLLLGNLRAGLIVASVIPLSMLFAIIMMRLFGVTGNLMSLGAIDFGLIVDGAVIIVESIVHRFVKHPDIFTQGQERIDQEVFAASSRIRKAAAFGEIIIVIVYLPILALVGIEGKMFRPMAQVVGFAILGAFLLSLTWVPMISAVILRVRHSGRQNVSDKIMDALHWAFEPVIGFALRRKRIVVGCALALLLVGALLFGRLGGEFIPELEEGDLAALVITLQGSSPSHTVEVVRTANEILRKNFPEVKHLICKIGPGEIPTDPTPMETGDYIITLKDKSEWSSAKSREELVELMEEKLAVIPGVKFEFQQPIQLRFNELMTGSRQDVAVKLFGDNLDTLAERAEAINELIGGIPGVEDRNIERVTGLAQIVVEYDRARLAQFGIPIEEANRVLRAGFAGTETGVVFEEGRRFDMVVRLDPHFRTDIDDIASLPLTLHDGTQIPLEQVARIGIQSGPAQVSREKAARRLTVGFNVRGRDIQSVVEDVQRVLGAKLRLPAGYYLAYGGEFENLTAARNRLAMTVPVALLLIVLLLYFTFHSMKQTLLIFSAVPLAAIGGVLALLVRSMHFSISAGVGFIALFGVAVLNGIVLISEFNALERDGVTDIEERVRSGLKTRLRPVVMTAAVASLGFLPMAISTSAGAEVQRPLATVVIGGILTSTFLTLVVLPVLYVLVTRGGWFRRGWFRLRGQRTAVTAAIALFLCSAAPTQAQEAIPTGLTLDQAISHAIRTNLEVTAAEREYEAADAARGAAWDVGKTSIDFEYGQLNSPMNDNALTLAQTFSFPTLYLSQRRLAGAVADRAGVLRSGTRLEIATQVKRLYWQIVYQSAMRQLLSSQDSLYSGFLHAAELRAKVGETTKLEAMTARSHQMEVRNQLREIEIDQATAGRTLQVLLNVEQAVRPLDTTLPAATEVSSIKDGATGSPHRLLPILDREIAEKEATVELHRVLPDISLGLTTQTMNGVADPNSGRLYPSGQRFTGVRIGVAVPLWFLPQVAKVEAAGIRAEAARARSEYRIRSLDVQIRNLRDDVSKYRNSRMYYEEQALPEARQIEQQAVKGYSSGAMDYLEYVQSITRVNEIRRSALRASFDHLMSIINFEYLEGIEK; encoded by the coding sequence ATGATCGAAGGTATCATTCGTTTTTCAATACGCAACAAGCTCATGGTGAGCCTGTTCACTCTTGCCCTCTTGACGGGTGGCATTTACGCGATGCTCGGACTTCCGATCGACGCTGTTCCAGACATCACCAACAATCAGGTCCAGATCATCTCACGCGCTCCCTCGCTCGCAGTACAAGAGGTGGAAAATTTCATCACGGCACCTATCGAATTTTCCGTCACAAATATCCCTCGCGTGATTGAACTGCGTTCAATCTCGCGACTTGGAGTCTCGGTGGTGACGGTTGTTTTCGAGGAGGGAGCAGACATCTACTGGGCACGCCAGCAGATCGGCGAGCGGCTGCGTGAAGCCGAAGCACAAATCCCCGACGGACTCGCGGAAATCGAACTCGCTCCGGTCTCCACCGGACTTGGCGAGATTTTTCAGTACACCCTCGAGATAGATCCGACGCAACGCGGTAAGTACACGCTCGAGGATCTGCGCACGATGCAGGACTGGATCGTTCGTCGCCAGTTGCTGGGCACAAAAGGTGTCGCCGATGTCAACAGCTATGGCGGCTTCGTCAAACAGTACGAGATTGCAGTGAACCCTGAAAGGCTCCGGGCACTGGGCATCTCAATGACCGATATCTTCGATGCTCTCGAGAAGAACAATCAGAATACCGGCAGCGCCTACATCGATCGCAAACCGTCGGCCTATTTCATCCGCGGTGTTGGCCTCGTGCGCACGCTTGAAGACATCGAAAATGTTCCCATCGCTCGAGTGAACAATCTACCTGTGTTAATCCGAGATGTCGCCTCGGTCCGGTACGGGCACGCGACGAGATACGGGGCGCTCGTCTCCGATACCTCGGAAACAGTCGGCGGTGTGGTGATGATGCTCAAGGGAGAGAACGCCAATCTCGTGATCGCTAATGTCAAAGAGCGGTTGGAGGCTATCCAGAAATCGTTGCCCGCAGAAGTGCGCATTACACCATTTCTCGACCGTTCGGACCTTGTCGGACGAGCTATCAACACAGTATCGCGCAACCTCATAGAGGGCGCGCTGATCGTGATCCTGGTGCTTGTGCTGCTGCTCGGCAACCTTAGGGCTGGTCTGATCGTCGCATCGGTGATACCGCTGTCGATGCTGTTTGCGATTATCATGATGCGTCTATTCGGCGTGACTGGCAATCTGATGAGTCTCGGTGCGATCGATTTCGGCCTCATCGTCGACGGGGCCGTGATCATCGTCGAGAGCATTGTACACCGATTCGTAAAGCATCCTGACATCTTCACACAAGGGCAGGAGCGCATCGATCAAGAGGTGTTCGCTGCATCAAGTCGAATCCGCAAAGCTGCCGCGTTTGGAGAAATCATCATCGTTATTGTGTATCTCCCGATTCTTGCTCTCGTTGGGATCGAGGGTAAAATGTTTCGTCCCATGGCCCAGGTAGTTGGTTTCGCGATTCTCGGAGCCTTCCTGTTGTCGCTGACATGGGTCCCAATGATCTCGGCTGTCATCCTTCGCGTGCGTCACTCAGGGCGGCAGAATGTTTCCGATAAAATAATGGATGCGCTCCATTGGGCGTTTGAGCCCGTGATAGGGTTTGCCCTCCGGAGAAAGCGTATCGTGGTTGGTTGTGCTTTAGCACTGCTGCTCGTCGGCGCGCTGTTATTCGGACGCTTGGGCGGGGAGTTCATTCCTGAACTCGAGGAGGGCGACCTCGCCGCACTGGTGATCACTCTGCAGGGAAGCTCGCCCTCGCATACGGTTGAGGTGGTGCGCACCGCCAATGAGATCCTGCGGAAGAACTTCCCCGAGGTGAAGCACTTAATATGCAAGATCGGACCGGGCGAGATCCCGACCGATCCCACACCGATGGAGACAGGCGACTATATCATCACGCTGAAGGACAAGAGTGAATGGTCGAGTGCGAAATCGCGCGAGGAACTCGTCGAATTAATGGAGGAGAAGCTCGCGGTGATTCCGGGTGTGAAGTTCGAATTCCAGCAACCGATCCAGCTTCGTTTCAATGAGCTGATGACGGGGTCGCGGCAGGATGTCGCGGTGAAGCTGTTTGGTGACAATCTCGACACACTGGCTGAGCGTGCGGAAGCAATCAACGAGCTCATCGGCGGCATTCCCGGCGTGGAGGATCGAAACATCGAACGTGTGACAGGGCTTGCACAGATCGTGGTCGAGTACGATCGTGCACGACTCGCTCAGTTCGGGATTCCGATCGAAGAGGCAAACCGGGTGCTGAGGGCAGGTTTCGCCGGCACGGAGACTGGTGTCGTCTTCGAGGAGGGTCGGCGCTTCGATATGGTTGTCCGGTTGGATCCTCACTTCCGCACCGATATCGACGACATCGCCTCGTTGCCATTGACACTTCACGATGGAACGCAGATTCCACTTGAGCAGGTAGCGCGCATTGGCATTCAGTCAGGACCGGCGCAAGTGTCACGTGAGAAAGCGGCCCGCCGGCTGACCGTGGGTTTCAATGTCCGCGGTCGTGACATCCAGTCCGTGGTAGAAGATGTACAACGTGTACTCGGTGCGAAGCTGCGTCTTCCTGCCGGGTATTACCTCGCCTATGGCGGGGAGTTCGAAAATCTGACCGCTGCGCGAAACCGGCTGGCCATGACAGTTCCCGTAGCCCTGCTCCTGATCGTGCTGCTTTTGTACTTCACGTTCCATTCGATGAAGCAGACGTTGCTCATCTTCTCGGCAGTACCGCTGGCAGCGATCGGCGGTGTGTTAGCGCTCCTCGTACGCTCGATGCACTTCTCGATCTCGGCGGGAGTGGGATTCATCGCGTTGTTCGGCGTCGCAGTGCTCAACGGTATCGTGCTCATCTCCGAATTCAACGCGCTCGAGCGCGACGGCGTGACAGATATCGAGGAACGCGTGCGGAGTGGCCTGAAAACACGCTTGCGCCCTGTTGTCATGACCGCCGCTGTAGCATCGCTCGGCTTCCTTCCGATGGCTATCTCGACGTCAGCGGGTGCGGAGGTACAGCGCCCTCTTGCCACCGTGGTCATAGGCGGTATCCTGACTTCGACGTTTCTGACACTGGTTGTGCTTCCTGTTCTGTATGTACTCGTGACGCGTGGAGGGTGGTTCCGGCGTGGATGGTTCCGCCTTCGGGGGCAACGTACCGCCGTGACCGCCGCTATTGCACTCTTCCTGTGCTCGGCTGCTCCCACCCAGGCGCAAGAGGCGATTCCGACCGGACTCACGCTGGACCAAGCTATCTCGCATGCGATCCGCACCAACCTCGAAGTGACCGCCGCGGAGAGGGAGTATGAGGCGGCGGACGCCGCACGCGGTGCAGCGTGGGATGTGGGCAAGACCAGCATCGACTTCGAGTATGGGCAACTAAACTCGCCAATGAACGACAACGCCTTGACCCTCGCACAGACCTTCTCCTTCCCAACACTGTATCTTTCGCAGCGCCGCCTGGCGGGGGCGGTTGCTGATCGCGCAGGTGTGCTGCGATCGGGCACACGGCTTGAAATCGCAACACAGGTCAAGCGGCTGTACTGGCAAATCGTGTATCAGAGCGCGATGCGCCAACTGCTGTCATCTCAGGACAGCCTCTACAGCGGCTTCCTGCATGCAGCTGAACTTCGCGCGAAGGTCGGTGAAACGACAAAGCTCGAGGCGATGACGGCACGATCGCATCAAATGGAAGTGCGGAACCAACTTCGCGAAATAGAGATCGACCAAGCAACTGCGGGACGCACTCTGCAAGTACTTCTTAACGTCGAGCAAGCAGTCCGGCCCCTCGATACCACGCTGCCCGCAGCCACGGAAGTTTCTTCCATCAAGGACGGAGCGACCGGTAGTCCCCATCGCCTACTCCCTATTTTAGATAGAGAGATAGCGGAGAAGGAGGCCACAGTAGAGCTGCACCGCGTGCTTCCCGACATCAGTCTTGGGCTGACCACACAGACGATGAACGGAGTGGCGGATCCGAACAGTGGACGCCTCTATCCCTCCGGCCAGCGCTTCACGGGCGTGCGAATAGGCGTCGCTGTTCCGCTTTGGTTCCTCCCCCAAGTCGCGAAAGTGGAGGCCGCCGGCATCCGGGCCGAGGCCGCACGCGCGCGCTCGGAGTACCGCATACGCTCTCTTGACGTCCAAATCCGGAATTTGCGCGATGACGTCTCGAAGTACCGCAATAGCCGCATGTACTACGAAGAGCAGGCGCTGCCCGAGGCACGGCAGATCGAGCAGCAAGCCGTGAAGGGGTACAGTTCCGGTGCGATGGACTATCTCGAGTACGTGCAGTCCATTACCCGTGTAAACGAGATCCGTCGCAGTGCCTTGCGAGCGTCGTTTGATCATCTTATGTCAATCATCAACTTTGAATATCTTGAAGGAATAGAGAAATGA
- a CDS encoding efflux RND transporter periplasmic adaptor subunit, which translates to MAFITYMTVILVAAGCGERSGSDKAHNNLEEMKTSAPTSGRSEHTVPTDGEEHEELAENIVELSQDQIALAGISYGTAEKGTIGDALRVTGTVRSTPQGTASVSMPFGGFIKSTSLLPGASVRKGQVLAIIENTEFVDLQQNYLDVRHRLGYAEGEFKRHQELFKEDVYSQKSAQQTTAEYQSLKAQLRGLEQKLVVLGINPVTLNEDNITALLPVRSPISGHVSGVNVNLGKYVSPTDVLFTIVGSEQLILELTLFENDARTIASGSSVHFTVNNEKHEHSATVYQVGSSITASRTYLAYATVRPPCPNLLPGMYVNARIEHGDRQAYVVPKESVVSFNDVSYVLVFERQKSENGKPFTEYRFIKIRAGASREGLIEISPLEEVDLQQAKLVIKGAYALLSAKRNAGEMTCG; encoded by the coding sequence ATGGCGTTCATCACCTACATGACCGTAATTCTCGTCGCGGCAGGTTGCGGCGAACGGAGCGGGTCAGACAAGGCACACAACAATTTGGAAGAAATGAAGACTTCGGCTCCCACCTCTGGGCGCTCCGAACATACCGTTCCTACTGATGGAGAGGAGCATGAAGAACTCGCTGAGAACATCGTTGAACTTTCGCAGGATCAGATAGCACTTGCAGGCATCTCGTATGGTACCGCTGAGAAGGGTACCATTGGTGACGCTCTTCGGGTCACAGGAACCGTACGGTCGACACCTCAGGGCACCGCGTCTGTGAGCATGCCCTTCGGCGGCTTCATCAAGTCGACATCGCTGCTGCCCGGTGCGTCTGTGCGCAAGGGTCAGGTGCTTGCGATTATTGAGAACACCGAGTTTGTTGACCTTCAGCAGAACTATCTGGATGTAAGGCACCGCCTCGGGTATGCTGAGGGCGAATTCAAGCGGCATCAGGAGTTATTCAAGGAAGACGTCTACTCGCAGAAAAGCGCACAGCAAACAACGGCGGAGTACCAATCGCTGAAAGCACAACTGCGAGGGCTCGAGCAGAAACTTGTCGTGCTCGGAATCAATCCGGTAACACTGAATGAAGACAACATTACGGCCCTACTGCCCGTTCGCTCACCTATCAGTGGCCACGTTTCGGGCGTGAACGTCAACCTCGGTAAGTACGTCTCGCCGACCGACGTACTCTTCACGATTGTCGGCTCGGAGCAGCTCATCCTTGAGCTCACCCTGTTCGAAAATGACGCGCGTACAATCGCGTCTGGGTCGTCTGTGCATTTCACTGTTAACAACGAGAAGCATGAACACTCCGCTACTGTGTATCAGGTCGGCAGTTCAATCACCGCATCCCGAACCTATTTGGCCTATGCTACGGTGCGCCCCCCATGTCCAAACCTCCTGCCCGGCATGTATGTGAATGCGCGAATCGAGCACGGTGACCGTCAGGCCTACGTCGTACCAAAGGAAAGCGTCGTCTCTTTCAACGACGTTTCGTACGTACTGGTATTCGAACGGCAGAAAAGTGAGAATGGAAAACCGTTCACAGAATACCGGTTCATCAAAATCCGTGCAGGCGCCTCCCGCGAAGGTTTGATTGAGATATCTCCGCTTGAAGAGGTCGATCTCCAACAAGCGAAACTTGTCATCAAGGGCGCATACGCACTCCTGTCCGCGAAAAGGAATGCGGGCGAAATGACATGCGGATGA
- a CDS encoding cation-translocating P-type ATPase, which yields MTTKLSDRITWRVANLDCENEARTIEKRLSAFPGLSELLVYPQTAKVSFIVGTGAPELESIKETLSELGFPILHEGAAPVYPPVWRNNKVIVSAGSGVLLGVTYLLESIVLPPSLLSTVLYGIGMLLGGWYFFREAITDFVRERIVGIELLMMVAAIGAFLLGQHVQALILVFLYSISEALEGYTVDKTRNAVRALMNLAPGMATVLRDSVEVDIPVEQLAVGDVFLLRSGQSIPTDGVIVDGTSHVNEATLTGESRPVLKTIDDPVFAGTNNVEGMLSIKATRTTSDNTLSRIIKLVEDAQEKKANSELMIRRFGRWYSPGVLLAGLLLAAVPGLLTGDWSEWTARAMVFIVSASPCALIISIPITMVAAIGTGARMGILLKGGNVLEQLAGVRALAFDKTGTLTVGKPKVTRVISVDGTSEDLLIEIAASVERFSKHPLAEAIVNEGQLRGIIPGTVRDATSITGNGIFARYRDLEVFIGKKEWVAASCETSIDAISSSVSQSGHEEDSVVYIATRAALLGAILIGDEVRPNAAETIKNLNRCGITHTALLTGDHLDAASAIAHLTGIREFHANLSPEDKMAVIANLQSTYGATAMIGDGVNDAPALASATVGIAMGAAGSDVALETADVALLADDLSKISQSLLLAKKARRVVRQNLVLSMVVITALITASFFGATLPIAVVAHEASEFIVILNGLRLLRD from the coding sequence ATGACAACGAAGCTGAGCGATAGGATCACATGGCGCGTTGCCAATCTCGACTGCGAGAATGAGGCGCGTACTATTGAGAAGAGGCTCTCTGCATTTCCCGGACTCTCTGAACTATTAGTGTATCCACAAACGGCCAAGGTCTCGTTCATCGTGGGCACTGGCGCCCCCGAACTTGAATCGATCAAGGAAACACTATCAGAGCTGGGCTTTCCGATTCTGCATGAGGGAGCGGCGCCTGTGTACCCTCCCGTGTGGCGAAACAACAAGGTGATTGTCTCGGCTGGTTCAGGTGTGCTTTTGGGTGTTACCTACCTCCTTGAGTCGATTGTGCTGCCCCCATCACTGCTCTCTACGGTTCTTTACGGCATTGGCATGCTGCTCGGTGGCTGGTATTTCTTTCGCGAGGCAATCACCGACTTTGTCCGTGAGAGAATTGTCGGGATAGAGTTGCTTATGATGGTGGCCGCCATCGGAGCATTTTTGCTGGGACAGCATGTTCAAGCATTGATTTTGGTGTTCCTGTACTCAATTTCGGAGGCGCTTGAGGGTTACACGGTCGATAAAACACGAAATGCCGTTCGTGCATTGATGAACCTGGCGCCAGGCATGGCAACCGTGCTACGGGATTCTGTCGAGGTTGACATCCCTGTCGAGCAATTGGCAGTTGGTGATGTTTTTCTACTACGATCCGGCCAATCGATTCCGACCGACGGTGTGATAGTTGATGGAACCTCGCATGTGAATGAAGCCACACTCACTGGAGAGTCTCGGCCTGTATTAAAAACTATCGATGATCCTGTTTTTGCAGGCACGAACAATGTCGAGGGCATGCTTTCGATCAAGGCGACTCGTACGACAAGCGACAATACCCTGAGTAGAATCATCAAGCTGGTCGAGGATGCTCAGGAAAAAAAGGCGAATTCAGAACTGATGATTCGCCGATTCGGGCGTTGGTATAGTCCGGGTGTTCTCCTCGCCGGGTTACTTCTCGCTGCCGTTCCCGGACTGTTAACTGGGGACTGGAGTGAATGGACCGCAAGAGCAATGGTGTTTATCGTTTCAGCCTCACCCTGCGCTTTGATCATTTCGATTCCAATCACGATGGTGGCGGCGATTGGTACTGGGGCGCGGATGGGAATATTATTGAAGGGCGGGAACGTTCTCGAACAGCTTGCGGGAGTGCGTGCACTCGCTTTCGACAAAACCGGCACTCTCACAGTCGGCAAACCGAAAGTCACCCGCGTCATTTCCGTTGACGGCACCTCTGAAGATCTCTTGATAGAAATTGCTGCCTCGGTCGAGCGTTTTTCAAAACATCCGCTCGCAGAGGCAATTGTCAATGAAGGGCAACTACGTGGGATCATTCCAGGGACTGTGCGAGATGCGACGTCCATCACCGGGAACGGGATTTTCGCGCGATACCGTGATTTGGAAGTGTTCATCGGAAAGAAGGAATGGGTGGCTGCATCATGTGAAACGAGCATTGATGCGATATCAAGTTCTGTGTCGCAATCTGGTCATGAGGAGGATTCAGTAGTCTACATTGCCACGAGGGCTGCCCTGCTGGGAGCGATTCTCATTGGAGACGAAGTTCGACCGAATGCCGCTGAGACAATCAAGAACCTCAATCGCTGCGGCATCACGCATACTGCTCTGCTTACTGGAGATCATTTGGATGCTGCCAGTGCTATTGCCCATTTGACTGGAATTCGAGAGTTCCATGCTAATCTGTCCCCTGAGGATAAAATGGCGGTGATTGCTAACCTGCAAAGCACCTACGGCGCCACAGCTATGATCGGTGATGGTGTGAATGACGCACCGGCGCTAGCGAGTGCGACCGTCGGCATAGCCATGGGGGCGGCCGGCAGTGATGTCGCTTTGGAAACCGCGGATGTTGCGCTTCTGGCTGATGATCTATCCAAGATTTCTCAGTCCCTTCTGCTGGCAAAAAAAGCCCGCCGTGTTGTTCGTCAGAATCTGGTGCTCTCCATGGTAGTGATTACAGCGTTGATCACAGCCTCTTTCTTCGGGGCGACCCTACCGATCGCAGTGGTCGCGCATGAAGCGAGTGAATTCATCGTCATCCTCAATGGACTGCGCTTGCTACGCGATTGA